The stretch of DNA gtccacggtttaatagtattgttgattttctatctatccttccagtcaggggtttattttttttgtttctatatgcagttaaagcacgatgctatcacgttagctcgtagctaaagcatttcgccgatgtattgtcgaggcactgaatgtccatttcgcgttctcgactctcattttcaagaggatatagtatccgaggtggtttaaaatacaaatccgtgatccacaatagaaaaaggagagtgtggaatccaatgagccagcttgtacttaagttacggtcagagcgaaaaaagatacgtccatcactgcctctcaagtccttcactgtaacgttcctcatctacgaatctttcatcctcgctcaaattaatggggtaatcgtcactttctcggtccgaatctctctcgctccattgtaaacaacggggaattgtgaggaatactagctcctgtgacgtcacgctacttccggtacaggcaaggcttttttttatcagcgagcaaaagttgcgaactttatcgtcgattttctctactaaatcctttcagcaaaaatatggcaatatcgcgaaatgatcaagtatgacacatagaatggatctgctattcccgtttaaatttaaaaaaatcatttcagtaggcctttaacataccaggcacgttctcagttggttatttatgcctcatataacgtacacttattcagcctgttgttcactattctttatttattttaaattgcctttcaaatgtctattcttggtgttgcttttatcaaatacatttcccccaaaaatgcgacttatactccagtgcgacttatatatgtttttttccttctttattatgccttttcggccggtgcgacttatactccggagcgacttatagtccgaaaaatactgtatttataattTGAACATAAAACAACATGCTGTAAAGGTAATCAATTCATTAAACCCATCAAGCTTCTAAAAAAGGCTGAAGTCAGGTTTATCAACACAAAAATAGTCATTAATTTATATCAAACTGCTGCAACAAAAATGAGGTACTCAATACAATTATGGGTTGATTAAGAATGCAGCTGATCTCCAGCAAACcacgcgaccccgtaagggacaagcggtagaaaatggatggatggataaataattcAAGGTAATAATTTGAAATTAATTAACAATCAACATTtagttttaaatacattttcaatacaatttaaatgcctactgaaagccactactaccgaccacgcagtctgatagtttatatatcaatgatgaaatcttaacattgcaacacatgccaatacggccgggttaacttataaagtgacattttaaaattcccgcgaaatatcctgctgaaaacgtctcggtatgatgacgtttgcgcgtgacgtcacggattgtagcggacattttgggacagcattgtggccggctattaagtcgtctgttttcatcgcaaaattccacagtattctggacatctgtgttggtgaatcttttgcaatttgtttaatgaacaatggagatagcaaagaagaaagttgtaggtgggaagcggtgtattagcggccggctgcagcaacacaaacacgtagcggcgacgtcgtagccggtgtttcattgtttacattcccgaacgaagctttaccattggcctgtggagaactgggacaacttgactcttaccaggaggactttgagttggatacacatgcttgtggagaactgggacaacagagactcttaccatgaggactttgagttggatacacgctaccgtgagtacgcagctgcggcttccaaacatttgatcgcttgcccgtacgtgcgtgccgctatgtgcatgtcacgtacgtaactttggggaaatatatgtgctgtatgaactttgcggaggtgaacggtactttgggctgtgggattgagtgtgttgtgcgggtgtttgagttgtattggcaggttatatggacgggaggggggaggtgtttgttatgcgggattcatttgtggcatattaaatataagcctggttgtgttgtggctaatagtgaatatatatgtcttgtgtttatttactgttttagtcattcccagctgaatatcaggtcccacccgcctctcacagcatcttccctatctgaatcgcttccactgccctctagtccttcactctcactttcctcatccacgaatctttcatcgtcgctcaaattaatggggaaatcgtcgctttctcggtccgaatcgctctcgctgctggtggccatgattgtaaacaatgtgcagatgtgaggagctccacaacctgtgacgtcacgctacttccggtacaggcaaggctttttttatcagcgaccaaaagctgcaaactttatcgtcgatgttctctactaaatcctttcagcaaaaatatggcaatatcgcgaaatgatcaagtatgacacatagaatggacctgctatccccgtttaaataagaaaatctcatttcagtaggcatttaagcgCAAATAATATTACAACTTCATGATGACTTGTATGGGTGCAAAACAGACACAGTAGTACACCCTAGGGGGCGCTCCACAGTCCCCATGGTTAATAATCACTAACAGACAGTAGACATTTTGATGCCTACTGACTTTTTACATAGTCTCGACTTTTTAACTTCCTGGCACAGCTTTGGAGCCATCTGCTCTCCTGGGTCCTAGACTCTGCCACATTCATTCTGCACAAAGGCATATCACATTACCTTGAAGGACCTCCATGGGCAGCACAGTCCAGGCATTCTGCAGGTATGAGATGTAGAGGTAGCGTGCCGTGTTGCAAGCTAGGCCAATGTACAGCACCCTGTTGGCGAGACCACGTCCACATTTTTAGCATATTGGTGACGTGTGCGTCAAAACAGTTGAAGCTATCATCCGACACTGACGAGGCAATCTAAAGGTGACACACCCTGGGAACACAAATTCACAAACGGACTGAATCATTGCCTTTgctcagaacacacacacaacgtGTTTGCAGTCACATTCTGTACATGTTCACACACCCGTGACATGTAGGTGTGACCTTTGAAATAGCGGAACAGAGCCTGAGTTAGGCAAGTTTGAGAGTTAAATCGTTAACATTTGACTTATTCTTGTCAAGCTATGCATTCTTGTCGAGTTGTGCACCCCGGGCGCAACTTAACTAATTATACAGTCACGTTTTACATCACTAATACACTTGCAATACAAGGGCAAAAAAGCCGAGCAAACATGTTCTCGTGGGCCGTATGCAAAACAGGAACTTTAAGCGTGaaacacaaatataaatgtaaataataaagctCTTTAATTAGTGCAAATAACATGGATAGATGGCAACTAGTTAGCCTTGCGGACATGCCATcgaaagttaaagtatcaatgattgtcacacactagatgtggtgaaatgtgtcctctgcatttgacccatccccttgttcaccccctgggaggtgaggggagcagtgggcagcagcggtggccacgcccgggaatcatttttggtgattcaacccccaattccaacccttgatgctgagtgccaagcagggaggtaatggctcccatttgtatagtctttggtacgactcggccggggtttgaactcacgacctgccgatctcagggcgggcactctaaccactaggccactgagtaggtaacaatatcaatatttttttattattacttccTACTATTggatttaaaattatttattttttaccttaaaGACCTCCTTTGTCCAGCAACATATTAcccgagtttgtaaacattaacagaaaatgacaaaataattTTTGATAGGGAAAAATATCGATTTAACCATTGTGGTATTGACATGATactatactaccgtattttttggactataggtcgcagtttttttcatagttttggtgcgacttatactcaggagcgacttatgtgtgaaattattaacacattagcgtaaaatatcaaataatattatttagatcattcacgtaagagactagacgtataagatttcatgggatttagcgattaggagtgacagtttgttatttaaacgtatagcatgttctatatgttatagttatttgaatgactcttaccataatatgttacgttaacatatcaggcacattctcagttggttatttatgcctcatataacgtacacttattcagcctgttgttcactattctttatttatttcaaattgcctttcaaatgtctattcttggtgttggcttttgtcaaatacatttcccccaaaaatgcgacttatactccattgcgacttatatgttttttttccttctttattatgcattttcggccggtgcgacttatactccggagtgacttatactccgaaaaatacagtacctggtatcattactgtcgatatttgtattgatccgcccACCTTTATTTATAAGCTCTCGCTTAGCAGTTAGAgtgtcctcctacggtgtgtagtgtagcatgttcagctattcctcgtcctccagtagtAATGAtacttgtgaagtgaattatatttacatagcgcttttctctagtgactcaaagagctttacatagtgaaactcattAGCTAAGTTCCAtttaagccatacttgccaaccctcccggttttaccgggagactcccggtattcagcgcctctcccgataacctcccggcagaaattttctcccgacaaactcccggtattcagccgtagctggaggccacgccccctccagctcaatgcggacctgagtggggacagcctgttctcacgtccgctttcccacaatataaacagcttgcctgcccaatgacgtcataacatctacggcttttagagagtagagtgcacaactgcgcacacaacaaggagaccaagcagaagaacgaggaagttacagacatggcgacgccgtcgacgagcaagatgaagaaatacgcttgcaagttccaaaactaatggaaacaagaatttcagttcatccaggacagttcgaaggggaaggggtatgtaattatgttgcctgtacattttgtagaacagacttctccattgaacacggtggccgaaatgatatactcattcatgaacggagaagttaaacaggacaatactgccatctactggacagccactgaaattcaagtatttattttatttatatgtataataaaatatatatatattcactgaaagtcaagtatttcatatatgaaatacttgagttggtgaattctagctgtaaatatactactcccctattaaccacgccccccccccccaccccgacaACGcctcccccccacctcccggtatcggaggtctcaaggttggcaagtatgatttaagccagtgtgggtggcactgggagcaggtgggtaaagaacACAACgactgtgactaggatggcgaaagcggggatcaaacctggaaccctcaaggaaCCCACGCCGCCCCAAGAGACGTAATTTATTTGccgtcatggaggcgaggatcACTGACTTGGAAACAGCTTTGCacagtggagggacattagcctctaacaagaatgctacattgcgttgaggacgcgTTTGTTCGCTTGTCGCCGTCAAACTTGTGGGACACAGCTACAATGagccatcaacatgcattattacaatataataggggtgtaacggtacacaaaaatttcggttcggtacgtacctcggtttagaggtcacggttcggttcattttcggtacagtaagaaaacaacaaaatatacattttttggttatttatttaccaaatttgtaaacaatggcataacatacatatacacacagggtccattgccagggttaatgtggtcaacatatatcaaataaaaactaaataagataagactcagaatggtttcttaacaaaacctttctacatataaagtgatttttttgattgattgattgagacttttattagtagattgcacagtacagtacatattccgtacaattgtccactaaatggtaacaccccaataagtttttcaacttgtttaagtcggagtccacgttaatcaacattaaactgcctcaagttgttgctcagattaaataaaattacaaaacatttcttctacatataaaaagtgcagtttcaaGTCAtgtcagcctcagattaacttttcttacccccccagcctggctaacttggcagtaagaggatatatgggctcattgttcttccaccacagaagtgggtcaaaatctagtttttaatgcaatatggacttaaatctgctgcaataaaaacatttgttattgctttagccctgcctgactcgccgaggagaggctgcttgaacgcggtggtgacgcttcaaatgggttagcatgtgttatgagagtagcgtatgtgtgtgtgtggccctttaatatgtgacagcatgtgaggtgagtgtgtgggcgagcgagggtgagggagcggtagcgtgagtgcggggagtggctagtgttttgttggattggctgtgtgcaagacctcaataaggccacgatttgcaactaatcgccggactcgtcatttccgaagtccggagctgtggatacccactgccgggtagagtgaagggtgttgcccccgagaatacatcggccctggaggagtgtctcccctgcgctcctcgactacggtctgggagccggaagcaggaaaggtgcaacacatgtttgacgtgttgtcagaagcagctgctgaacaatgtcggcaaacctccgtcctccattgttgtattgcgcagccaaagtgttcccaaacgggagatcttaccgaggcaggagggtcttccagctctggcttttacatgttgtcctagcccggtcgctgctagcatgtgtactcgttcggtacacctccgaaccgaaccgaaacccccgtaccgaaacggttcaatacaaatacacgtactgttacacccctacaatataacaataatattaaaagctgtgtatataatttataccGTATATCGTCTATATCGCGCAACCCTAACCTACATTATTGCAATACATCTGTTAATTGACAATGGTCTTTTAGACTGGTTTAAATAAAGGAGCAGTATGTTGCAATATGTTAAAAGATCTCACCTGATGTGTCCCACCAGCTCAATGAACTTGTGACTGGTGAAGTAGGCGGCAAGCTCCGAGGCGTGACTCAAGACGGAGCAGACGCCGAACAGCGTGTATGTGCCTTGCAGGTCCTCCAGGTGCCAGTACAAGAAGCTGAAGACAAAGCCGTAGCCGAAACCCATGAACCACGCCACAAATAGAACCGAACTGTAGCGCACGCTGCACAACAGCCTTAGAAGGTCACTGTAGTGGAATTCCTGACTGACGTCGGTGCTGATGGTGGTCGGGTCCACCTCGGGTGTTCCCTCTGCCGCGCCCTCGGGAACCTCTCGCAGATAGTCCCCGCCTTTTTCAAAATAGAACTGTGTGGCGACGACGAAAGCTGCACCCATCAGCACGCCGAAGACGATGAAGGCAATCTGATAGTTGCGGAGGCGGAAGTCGGGCACGATGCAGCCAACGCTGTCGATGACCACGGAGATGTGCGTGTGGTCGATCCAAATGCCCACCAGCAGCATGGCGAGCCCCCAGCCCAGAGAACCCCACATCCTCTGCAACCCGTAGCGGTCGCGGGCCTTGCCCAAGTACTGCAGTGTGACCGTGTCCACAATGGTGACAGCCGGAGCGCTGAAAAACTCGCCAACGATGATGACAAGCAGAATAATCAGGAAAATGTTCTCCACTTGGACGTTGTCGTAGATTATCTGGTACTCCTTGGTACCGGTGGGAGCGGGGACAGTGGTTGTTGTGGTGCTGTCGGTGGTGTTAATAGAGAGCGATGTGTCATTGATGCTTCTTTGGAATACGGAGATCGGGAACTCGGGAAGCCAGCTGCGGCGAACCCGGATAGTGGAGTTGTTGTCCAGCGTGAAGTTTCCTGGAGTGGTAACGGTGGGCGTCACCGTCACATCAGCTCCCTTCTCCACACATTTCATGTCAGCCGGCTTCACAAAGCCAATGCCGCAGTTGAACACCAACCAGCAGAAAACCGAGAACAGCAGCACCGCCTTCCCCTTCTTAAAGCGGTCCGCCACCACGCCCCAGAAAGGAGCGCTGCAGAATTCTATGAAGTAACGGATGCCGACCAGGAGGCCGCTGCGACTGGCGGACATTCCCAGCTGCTTATAGTAGACGGCAAGCAGCGGGTGCAGTGAGCCATAAGCGgcgtagaagaagaagtagaagatttTAGAGATGAGGAGGTGACTGTTGATCCGCAGGCACATCCTCTGGCAACAGTTGAGAGAGTCAGGCGGCGAGTCCGCGGGCGGCTCGGGCGGCTCGGACAGGTCGGCGGCGGAGGGCGTGGACGGAGCACTCCTCTGTTGCAGTGACAGTGAGGCGAAGGCTTCCGCCATTGCATGCTTGTTCTTTGGCTTCTCCTCATCGTCTGTCAGGATGGCAACCTTGTCGTCAGCTGGCATATCTGGAAACAATTAAGAGACCTTGAAATTCCCAGAGCAACCATGATTCACTAACACTTGAAAATGAGTCAGTGTGTTGAATTTGAGAGGCATTTACTGGCCAATCGTCAAGCAATGGGACGAGTATTTGAGACTCTACTTCTatgaggcacaagacattaaaacaacgttgagaatgttttgaattaggtcctgacgttgagcaactcaaacataacattgaaacggCAGGCTTTTTGATGATGTCTATTCAACTTTGGATGATGCTGCCACAAACAGATATATCATAGTTTTACCTTTTTTCtatcacagtgtttcccacacattcatttatttgtggcggcccgccacgaaaggataaaggccgccacaaatagattttttttttttttttcttccagcttcccaggcaaatcatatagttgatgtagatgcccatatcggctgttcagatttactttacaaaagagaagtgtaagttcaagatttttggagctctttgttcagtggatcagatgtttgatgaagctttgtgtctatctaccaccactgctgttttctgtttatttgttactgactgtggcaggacacctctgcctctgtttcactttatgttgctggtaaataatatggttgtagtagtaggctaaagttaaattatttagtatgcactaattaaaggggcagagctttaagagacattttagcttttatattttataagatatattttttgtaagaaccacaattaataaatatatttcagtgaataacttattgttcaaatctgtatataaatatgtacataaagtgttgtaattatattgtaaaatggatggatggatggacgtttaaaacaaaactgttattattaattagtaagtatacattttttgaactttttagaggaaatcatattgtagtaaattatgcaaattactcgatgatgtcatggtgaccacgcccatagccacgcccccaccgccacaggtatcttgtcaGTTTATAGGAAACACTGTATCACCTCATGTATTAAGCTCGATTATGCACGATGAGATGTATGAAGACTGACGTTGACGTGGAAATGGCGACACACAGAGGTGGTCGTTCAGGCTCTGCCAACTTTTGATTcaaacaatgtaaaaaagattGAGGCAAGGAAACAAAAATCACTCTTTCGCCAACACATTTAATAATTGTGAGGACATCTGTTCATTTATCTCGCCGACCATTTTGCCACCTATTGCTGTCACAATGTCTTCCTGTGACTCCTTGGACTGCAAAAAGCTCTCCTGGGTtgcaataataaattgagtatactttttcaaatgttcgtgaattcagaccatattttcagtatattataTGGAATGTTTAcctattccatctaatatactgaaaatatggtcttttttgttttttgtttagtctttatttgaagggacaatgtacagaaacattaagctcaaagacagatatgttctgtaccagattatagctaaatagctaatttccatctgcagtccctggctacctaaattaaagggatacaaaaatcatgc from Entelurus aequoreus isolate RoL-2023_Sb linkage group LG01, RoL_Eaeq_v1.1, whole genome shotgun sequence encodes:
- the LOC133647914 gene encoding major facilitator superfamily domain-containing protein 6-like, with the protein product MPADDKVAILTDDEEKPKNKHAMAEAFASLSLQQRSAPSTPSAADLSEPPEPPADSPPDSLNCCQRMCLRINSHLLISKIFYFFFYAAYGSLHPLLAVYYKQLGMSASRSGLLVGIRYFIEFCSAPFWGVVADRFKKGKAVLLFSVFCWLVFNCGIGFVKPADMKCVEKGADVTVTPTVTTPGNFTLDNNSTIRVRRSWLPEFPISVFQRSINDTSLSINTTDSTTTTTVPAPTGTKEYQIIYDNVQVENIFLIILLVIIVGEFFSAPAVTIVDTVTLQYLGKARDRYGLQRMWGSLGWGLAMLLVGIWIDHTHISVVIDSVGCIVPDFRLRNYQIAFIVFGVLMGAAFVVATQFYFEKGGDYLREVPEGAAEGTPEVDPTTISTDVSQEFHYSDLLRLLCSVRYSSVLFVAWFMGFGYGFVFSFLYWHLEDLQGTYTLFGVCSVLSHASELAAYFTSHKFIELVGHIRVLYIGLACNTARYLYISYLQNAWTVLPMEVLQGVTHASVWAACISFLSAAVPPDLRTSAQGILQGLHLGLGRGCGAMVGGLLVGYFGAAVTFRGIGMASLVILLIFTLIQCLTREIEGNEDKMLAENIPVPSSPVPIATIDLVESQGTNFNLQVAPVSLKKTKYQEEQEDVARPAWVLSGAPWVTIAFAIVQIREMLSTVKSGQLPQETQPLQMNQVPDDQATHRDQGDCGATPAPGLPTQQSPASPKPTNCNKDHRQMESQVGDVAPKVLVD